A single Cottoperca gobio chromosome 5, fCotGob3.1, whole genome shotgun sequence DNA region contains:
- the cfap107 gene encoding cilia- and flagella-associated protein 107, whose protein sequence is MTQTGTAQDKWSNNCWRIEQKYANKVLLGNWADKRLQFTREPQTANSTNRVDYRPHWDYKPDVSERRSALLRAEGLPSKLLFVHNGPQSSHYLVTHYEESYQRKHTNDLPTLRPCHPDSLTWQLERSDRSISALPTNSGPLQSIKHNLKKQQSHLPSLTVYRSAYQRHPLSAFCQSRFARASRMLSSHLYAANHNNKDLDLRQRSLLQIPDHCLSQLPQSQQA, encoded by the exons ATGACGCAAACTGGGACGGCGCAGGATAAATGGTCAAACAACTGCTGGAGGATCGAGCAGAAGTATGCAAACAAAGTGCTGTTAGGCAACTGGGCGGACAAAAGACTTCAG TTCACTCGAGAGCCACAGACAGCCAACAGCACCAACCGTGTGGACTACCGCCCCCACTGGGACTACAAGCCAGACGTCTCTGAGAGAAGATCTGCCCTGCTGAGAGCTGAG GGGCTTCCATCCAAGCTGCTATTTGTCCACAATGGACCCCAATCCTCTCATTACTTGGTCACGCACTATGAAGAGAGCTACCAGCGTAAGCACACCAATGATTTGCCCACTCTGCGACCCTGTCATCCAGACAGCCTGACATGGCAGCTCGAGAGGTCTGACCGGTCAATTTCTG CCCTTCCAACCAACTCCGGCCCGCTGCAGTCCATAAAGCACAATTTGAAAAAGCAGCAGTCACACCTCCCGTCACTGACTGTGTACAGGTCAGCATACCAGAGGCACCCACTTAGTGCCTTCTGCCAGAGCCGCTTTGCCAGGGCTTCACGCATGCTCTCCAGCCACCTCTACGCGGCCAATCACAATAACAAAGACCTAGATCTGAGGCAGCGATCACTACTACAAATCCCAGATCATTGTTTGAGTCAACTTCCACAATCACAACAGGCTTAG
- the klhdc7a gene encoding kelch domain-containing protein 7A — protein sequence MPIAEHLAIQFDMQLLLKLSLSVAAVLLVSWAYRFYSSRDAKKIQLSVKNNKEPENAACQNCKTTLRCQSSPKHGTTEGGKRSRPLHRDLTTDDLTSDSTKETPVEARPCQAEKSEDAFDMSYNVSMKGEILPHQKQAEVATSNISFGSALNLPHPTESGMASATGRRSPCFLQKLEGSVGVGRELRQDLEHQGSYSSFLSKAKIKVEEANVVLEETGDQIVRGKIYDYYVESSSHSVTDLNTVLGQYERNSESQPSEVGSRCSSLTESPSSLSPIIMRDLVLPQSTVEDSSLGSLKLRHPARPVLLRKESYLSAAEQSELYIPFLNTSASTPMTHSLAPTSNDSISAHPIIPHCTDSKGLNVKELADLETVAAFLHLPAKTLDGSDLESLKSKLDLGNCLETLCLAKKHGQTSVQQAALGVMSDNYLQVIRDPNIYGRLMAGEREQIQKQRMRGRRFVMVADMDPQDWARNTGWQTAETEQRRTSSAVYYYDHYKDAWHTLCLIPQEVISKASAMCTMDNYLFVAVGCQCTDREMTPSKRVFCYNPLTLIWKEISPMNEARPRCKLAALDGYIYAIGGECHSSVERYDPRLDRWTFVAPLPNDTFAVAHHVTVCSGELFVSGGTLRYILLRYSPKTNIWRRSLLIGSKDRTADMVAVGRFLYRFDVNPLLGVSVYRYHTVARLWYECSSKRLQRCPAFQCVTMDGTTYCVSRQFTMRFDADEISPGFKDENLSVLSAAKGMLFPFVLSLPDKKPRQTSV from the coding sequence ATGCCCATTGCAGAGCATTTGGCAATCCAGTTCGACATGCAGCTGCTGTTGAAACTGAGTCTCTCTGTGGCTGCGGTGCTGCTGGTTTCATGGGCCTACAGGTTCTACAGCTCCAGGGATGCAAAGAAAATTCAGCTGTctgtcaaaaacaacaaagagccAGAAAATGCAGCCTGCCAAAACTGCAAGACGACACTACGTTGTCAGAGCTCACCAAAACATGGCACCACTGAAGGGGGCAAGCGATCCAGACCCCTGCACCGGGACTTAACCACTGATGACCTGACATCTGACAGCACCAAGGAGACACCGGTAGAAGCTCGTCCATGCCAAGCTGAAAAGAGTGAGGATGCATTTGATATGTCATATAATGTCAGCATGAAAGGAGAGATACTCCCTCATCAGAAGCAGGCAGAGGTTGCTACCAGTAATATTTCATTTGGATCTGCTTTGAACCTTCCTCATCCCACTGAGAGTGGGATGGCCAGTGCAACGGGGCGCCGCTCCCCTTGCTTTTTGCAGAAGCTGGAGGGCAGTGTGGGTGTGGGCAGGGAGTTAAGGCAGGACTTGGAGCACCAGGGGTCCTACTCCAGCTTCCTCTCCAAGGCAAAGATCAAAGTGGAGGAAGCTAACGTTGTGCTGGAGGAAACAGGAGACCAGATTGTGCGTGGAAAGATATATGATTACTATGTTGAATCTTCTTCTCACTCTGTTACTGATTTAAACACTGTGCTGGGTCAGTATGAGAGGAACTCTGAGTCACAGCCATCGGAGGTTGGAAGTCGTTGCAGCAGCCTCACAGaatctccttcctctctgagcCCCATCATCATGCGTGATCTGGTTTTACCACAAAGCACTGTTGAGGATTCCTCGCTGGGGAGCCTCAAACTGAGGCACCCCGCAAGGCCTGTACTCCTACGCAAGGAGAGCTATCTGTCTGCAGCAGAGCAGTCTGAGCTTTACATCCCCTTTCTAAATACAAGTGCCTCAACTCCAATGACTCACTCTCTGGCCCCAACCAGCAATGATTCCATCTCTGCTCACCCTATTATCCCTCACTGCACAGACAGCAAAGGCCTTAATGTGAAGGAGTTGGCAGATCTAGAGACTGTAGCTGCATTTTTACACCTTCCAGCAAAAACTCTCGACGGCTCAGATTTGGAAAGCTTGAAGAGTAAACTCGATCTGGGTAACTGTTTGGAGACGCTGTGTCTGGCCAAGAAACATGGCCAGACCTCTGTGCAGCAAGCAGCTCTGGGAGTCATGTCAGACAACTACCTCCAGGTGATCAGGGACCCCAACATTTATGGGCGGCTAATGGCTGGTGAGCGGGAGCAAATCCAGAAGcagagaatgagagggagaaGGTTTGTCATGGTGGCAGATATGGATCCTCAAGACTGGGCGAGGAACACAGGAtggcagacagcagagacagagcaaAGAAGGACGTCCAGTGCAGTGTACTATTATGATCACTACAAAGACGCCTGGCATACACTCTGCCTGATCCCACAGGAGGTCATCTCTAAAGCCTCTGCCATGTGCACAATGGATAACTACTTATTTGTGGCAGTGGGCTGCCAATGCACAGACAGAGAAATGACACCCTCAAAGCGAGTGTTTTGCTACAATCCTTTGACATTAATTTGGAAGGAGATCAGTCCTATGAATGAAGCCAGGCCCCGCTGCAAACTGGCAGCACTGGACGGCTACATCTACGCTATCGGAGGGGAGTGCCACTCCTCAGTGGAGCGCTACGACCCACGATTGGACAGATGGACATTTGTGGCTCCACTGCCTAATGATACATTTGCTGTGGCACACCACGTCACAGTGTGCAGTGGAGAGCTTTTTGTTTCTGGGGGAACTCTTAGATATATACTACTGCGCTACAGCCCCAAAACCAACATCTGGAGGCGAAGTCTGTTAATAGGCAGCAAAGACAGAACCGCAGATATGGTCGCTGTGGGGAGATTTTTGTATCGGTTTGATGTTAACCCACTGCTGGGTGTCAGTGTGTACCGCTACCATACAGTGGCTCGACTGTGGTACGAGTGCAGCTCCAAAAGGCTTCAGCGCTGCCCTGCCTTCCAGTGTGTCACCATGGATGGCACAACCTATTGTGTCAGCCGCCAGTTCACCATGAGGTTCGACGCTGATGAGATCTCTCCAGGTTTCAAAGATGAGAATTTGAGTGTCCTCTCTGCAGCGAAGGGCATGCTTTTCCCCTTTGTCCTTTCACTCCCTGATAAGAAGCCTCGGCAGACCAGTGTGTAA
- the aadacl4 gene encoding arylacetamide deacetylase-like 4: MDIGTAILIIGFAALVAAFLLLVIGLVYSELMNSDIPRGVANRGKLHMVHGLFVGIAIVGRILHRLSICHQISFIRWFVACFLTRLNPVPAGLRVKNLKFSEVPVRVYEPTTVCDGLRRGLVYFHGGGWVLDNLDSVDEVCRHIAKESDTTVVSVSYRLAPEHRYPAQLDDCETATCHFLSVAEAEFSVDSRRVAVGGDSTGANLAAALCQRLARREIGHLPFPCAQVLIYPALQMADFNLPSYQQNHAVPILFRTRMAFYFLQYLNGDMSVCQDVLEGIHVPNELKPSYEEWLSPSNLPPEFLARGYDKHPTPEYDGVVYHAIKAGLEHEVSPLLADNAVIQKTPPTFILTCEYDILRDDGILYRKRLLDLGKDVTWRHVTGGFHGMINFFNQGWLKFPSAVEVVDSVVDYMKTL; this comes from the exons ATGGACATCGGCACAGCAATTTTAATAATTGGCTTCGCTGCTCTTGTTGCAGCCTTCCTCCTTCTGGTAATTGGACTTGTGTACTCTGAGCTGATGAATTCAGACATTCCTCGTGGGGTTGCAAATAGAGGGAAACTGCACATGGTTCATGGCTTGTTTGTTGGCATAGCAATTGTG GGCCGGATCCTACATCGCCTGAGTATTTGTCATCAGATCAGCTTCATCCGATGGTTTGTGGCCTGTTTCCTGACGCGCTTAAATCCAGTTCCTGCGGGCCTGCGAGTGAAGAACTTGAAGTTTTCTGAGGTCCCAGTGCGAGTCTATGAACCCACCACTGTATGTGACGGCTTGAGACGAGGTCTTGTGTATTTCCATGGAGGAGGATGGGTATTGGACAATTTAG ATTCTGTTGATGAAGTCTGTCGGCACATCGCCAAAGAGTCGGACACCACTGTGGTTTCTGTTAG CTACCGATTAGCCCCTGAGCACAGGTACCCTGCCCAGCTGGACGATTGTGAGACAGCGAcgtgtcacttcctgtctgtggctgaGGCAGAGTTTAGCGTGGACTCTCGCAGAGTGGCGGTCGGAGGGGACAGCACTGGGGCTAACCTGGCAGCAGCACTGTGCCAAAGGCTGGCGAGGAGAGAGATCGGACATCTGCCGTTCCCCTGTGCTCAGGTCCTCATCTACCCAGCCCTGCAGATGGCAGATTTCAACCTGCCCTCATACCAGCAAAATCATGCTGTGCCCATATTGTTTCGTACCCGTATGGCGTTCTACTTCCTGCAGTACCTCAATGGGGACATGTCTGTGTGCCAGGATGTGTTGGAAGGCATCCATGTCCCCAATGAGCTCAAGCCAAGCTATGAGGAGTGGCTTTCCCCTTCCAACCTTCCTCCTGAGTTCCTCGCGCGGGGTTACGATAAGCACCCAACCCCAGAGTATGATGGGGTGGTGTATCACGCAATAAAAGCTGGTTTGGAACATGAGGTTTCGCCTTTACTGGCGGACAATGCTGTCATTCAGAAAACCCCTCCCACCTTCATCCTCACCTGTGAGTATGATATCCTGAGGGACGATGGGATTCTATACAGGAAACGACTGCTGGACTTGGGAAAGGATGTCACCTGGCGACATGTGACGGGAGGTTTTCATGGCATGATTAACTTCTTCAACCAGGGCTGGCTCAAGTTTCCCTCTGCAGTGGAGGTTGTGGATAGTGTCGTTGACTATATGAAAACACTGTGA
- the dhrs3b gene encoding short-chain dehydrogenase/reductase 3b isoform X1, protein MDLKSACRMCLFPVQMLYYIVRASFFSLMPSRRKDLTKEVVLITGGGRGIGRHLAREFAKQGARKVILWGRTEKCLKETAEEISLSGTECHYFLCDVANREEVYKQAKVVREKVGDVTILVNNAAVVHGKSLMDSDDDALLKSQHINTMGQFWTTKAFLPRMLELQHGHVVCINSILSQSPIPGAIDYCTSKASSLAFMESLTLGLLDCPGVGCTTVLPFHTNTEMFQGMRVRFPQLFPPLKSEVVAQRTVDAVRADKAFLYLPWTMHALVLLKSFMPQVALEEIHKFSGSYTCMNTFKGRT, encoded by the exons ATGGATTTGAAGAGCGCGTGTCGTATGTGCCTTTTCCCGGTTCAAATGCTCTATTATATAGTCAGAGCAAGTTTTTTTTCGCTGATGCCAAGCAGAAGGAAGGACCTGACCAAGGAGGTGGTGTTGATCACCGGTGGGGGACGAGGCATCGGGCGTCACCTGGCTAGAGAGTTTGCCAAGCAGGGGGCCAGAAAG GTGATCTTGTGGGGACGAACGGAAAAGTGCCTTAAAGAAACTGCAGaagagatctctctctctggaacAGAGTGTCATTATTTCCTGTGTGATGTGGCCAATCGGGAGGAAGTTTACAAGCAAGCCAAGGTGGTTCGAGAAAAG GTGGGCGATGTTACAATATTAGTGAACAATGCCGCTGTAGTCCACGGCAAAAGTCTGATGGACAGCGACGACGACGCCCTTCTGAAATCCCAACACATCAACACCATGGGACAGTTCTGG ACTACAAAAGCCTTCCTGCCTCGGATGCTGGAGCTGCAGCACGGCCACGTAGTGTGCATAAACTCCATCCTGTCTCAGTCTCCCATCCCTGGAGCCATAGACTACTGTACCTCCAAGGCCTCATCGCTGGCCTTCATGGAGAGTCTGACGCTGGGCCTGCTGGACTGTCCCGGCGTTGGCTGCACCACCGTGCTTCCCTTCCACACCAATACAGAGATGTTCCAGGGCATGAGAGTCAG GTTTCCACAGCTCTTTCCACCGCTCAAATCTGAAGTAGTTGCCCAAAGGACTGTTGATGCAGTCCGAGCTGACAAGGCCTTCCTCTACCTGCCCTGGACGATGCATGCCCTTGtccttttaaaaag cttCATGCCACAAGTTGCACTTGAAGAAATCCACAAGTTTTCCGGGAGTTACACCTGCATGAACACGTTCAAAGGGAGGACATGA
- the dhrs3b gene encoding short-chain dehydrogenase/reductase 3b isoform X2: MPSRRKDLTKEVVLITGGGRGIGRHLAREFAKQGARKVILWGRTEKCLKETAEEISLSGTECHYFLCDVANREEVYKQAKVVREKVGDVTILVNNAAVVHGKSLMDSDDDALLKSQHINTMGQFWTTKAFLPRMLELQHGHVVCINSILSQSPIPGAIDYCTSKASSLAFMESLTLGLLDCPGVGCTTVLPFHTNTEMFQGMRVRFPQLFPPLKSEVVAQRTVDAVRADKAFLYLPWTMHALVLLKSFMPQVALEEIHKFSGSYTCMNTFKGRT; encoded by the exons ATGCCAAGCAGAAGGAAGGACCTGACCAAGGAGGTGGTGTTGATCACCGGTGGGGGACGAGGCATCGGGCGTCACCTGGCTAGAGAGTTTGCCAAGCAGGGGGCCAGAAAG GTGATCTTGTGGGGACGAACGGAAAAGTGCCTTAAAGAAACTGCAGaagagatctctctctctggaacAGAGTGTCATTATTTCCTGTGTGATGTGGCCAATCGGGAGGAAGTTTACAAGCAAGCCAAGGTGGTTCGAGAAAAG GTGGGCGATGTTACAATATTAGTGAACAATGCCGCTGTAGTCCACGGCAAAAGTCTGATGGACAGCGACGACGACGCCCTTCTGAAATCCCAACACATCAACACCATGGGACAGTTCTGG ACTACAAAAGCCTTCCTGCCTCGGATGCTGGAGCTGCAGCACGGCCACGTAGTGTGCATAAACTCCATCCTGTCTCAGTCTCCCATCCCTGGAGCCATAGACTACTGTACCTCCAAGGCCTCATCGCTGGCCTTCATGGAGAGTCTGACGCTGGGCCTGCTGGACTGTCCCGGCGTTGGCTGCACCACCGTGCTTCCCTTCCACACCAATACAGAGATGTTCCAGGGCATGAGAGTCAG GTTTCCACAGCTCTTTCCACCGCTCAAATCTGAAGTAGTTGCCCAAAGGACTGTTGATGCAGTCCGAGCTGACAAGGCCTTCCTCTACCTGCCCTGGACGATGCATGCCCTTGtccttttaaaaag cttCATGCCACAAGTTGCACTTGAAGAAATCCACAAGTTTTCCGGGAGTTACACCTGCATGAACACGTTCAAAGGGAGGACATGA